From Triticum aestivum cultivar Chinese Spring chromosome 7B, IWGSC CS RefSeq v2.1, whole genome shotgun sequence:
TGCGGTACCCACATAGGCCATTTCAGATATTACATTTGTTCTACAATCTTATAATGCATATCCTGGAAATGGTGTTGGTGGTAGCGGTGCCTTTTCTTTGCTGTGCTGGGCTAGCCCCCCCATCGCCACCGCCTGAAGTGTTTCAAATTGTGCAGATTCAGGTGTTATGACACATCCAGACCAATATTTGATGATTGTTACAAGTGGAGGCCTCAATCAACAGAGAACAGGGGTAAGACATGTGCAACTGCCACATCTTCCAGCTCGAATGTTATAATGCATGTAGATGTGTATGGCAAAACATGTAAACAACCAGTTTAAATATGTATATGAAGAAAGCCTACTGTCTTAATACGCTCTCATTCTCTTAGTGCTAGAGCTTGAGTTTGTTTTTGCAATATTATTATTTCATTTACTCTATCTGCTCCAAAATACCAAGGGTTCTTCTCCAGGTTTACTATGTTTTAGATATCCCGATTATAAATGAAATAATCATTAGGAAGTATATTTTCAAGTGGCTAAACTAATACTGGATTCAGTATTAGAACTGAGCTGCAAATGCATAACCAAGCTAACTTATTGATACACATATGCCAAGTTGCTTGCGTTTTTGAAATTTGAAAAGATGTGGTTTCTAGGCAATATCACCTGAAGAAGCAGGTAGCCTATTGCCCACATATCCAGAATTAAGCGTGCAAATATGGATCATATCTTCTCATGAGTATTGTAAGTAGTACTTCATATAAAACACAAGTTAGAGCTTGTATTCTCTTGCAATATTTAAAACCATTAGTAATCTTAAGTCAGACTTTGAACAGTATAGGCTAATTCTGTGAACAGTTAGGCACCTCCTGAGTATAGTAGTGTGTAAGGATGTGGCAAAGCTTGAAGTCTGAGGTCTCTGCAATTTTATTTTGAAAGTGAGTAAGCTTAGGAGTGTCTCTTCATGTTTCACAGCTAACTCTATAGTAGCTATGTGTGTTTTCTGATTACATATTATGATGTTCATAACTATGCCCATTATCCTGATTAATGTGTGCTTCTTCTCAGATAATTGATGCTGTTGTTGCTGCACGTATTTTAAATGCAACACTCGTTGTTCCCAAATTGGACCAAACCTCCTTCTGGAAAGATGCAAGGTTTTTTCGAGCACCAACAATTTCTCATCCTAGCCTTCTAGGTCTGCTCATGTTTTTAAGAAGACTGAAATGTGTTGTTTGTGTTTATACCATTTCTCTGCACTCTGCAGTGACTTTGCTGAAATTTTTAACGCCGACTGGTTCATCTCATTTCTATCAAAGGATGTAAGGATTGTGAAAGAGCTTCCAAAGATAGGAGGTAAACTGTGGGCTCCTCATAGAATGCGTGTGCCCCGCAAATGCACTCAGCGATGTTACTTGAACCGTGTGTTGCCTGCACTTATTAAGAAACATGTAAGTATTGTAGATAGCAATGTTTGTTACTGACATAAGTTATTTGATGTGTTGTTATCACTTGCATTAGCCTACTATGCATCCTCATTTGGATGGTATGAACTGTGAAACAGAGGCATTTCGTATGCAAGTATACGAAAGGCCCCAATAGTACATATGCATGTTTATATTAAAAGAGTATGTACATAAAAGAGGAGTATGTACAAGGCATTTGTAGACTCTATGCTGTGGAGCACTAGGACAATAGGTTATGGAGCTATACTTAAACCTGAATTTAGACAACAACCTGCATGATCATATTGTTTTTCAAAATGACTTCTTCTGCTGGGAAACTGTTAAGAACTCTTTTTGGTGAAGAAAATGTTACTACTTCATTTTGTTAGCATTTTCCGAAGCTGTAGCCCCCTATTAGAAGTTGTTTTTGTGAAAATGTAAGAGACTTGACTTCTGTGGTTAAATTACTAGGGTAGCTTATATCTCTTCTTTCACCTGATGCAGGTTGTTCGACTAACAAAATTTGATTATAGGCTAGCAAACAGGTTGGATTCTGATCTGCAAAAGCTGAGATGCAGAGTTAACTACCATGCATTGAGATTTACTGACCCAATACAAGAAATGGGTGAAAAGATAGTACAGAGAATGCGGGAGAGGAGCACATATTTTATTGCTCTTCATTTAAGGTGCTCACACTTCAAATTCTCATGATTCAGCTCACATTTTTCTTTGATGCCAAGTGAGAGAAAGCTTACTGATATACGACCTACTGATTTGGTATTGtagattttcaaattttgttctataaagttggtcaaacatagagaagtttgatttttcaaaaaaattatacaCTATActtttggaaaggagggagtattaggTTATCTCATTCTGTGCTGTGAAGAGCATAGTTTGATATGAGTCAAAACAGTTTAGAGCACAAGGATCGGTCCACCGGGCTGGGGATGAGCATAATGCCAGCTTCTTAGCAAGTATGTTATTGATATTTATGAGCATGATGCTTTGTTTACCAGGAACATCCTAATTGAGCATAGTCTAGGGGGGATGTACAAAGGAGCAAGGGAAATGTCTATAAGTTGCTGGTCAACACTCTCTACCTAATAATAATATTATAGGGAGGAGGCTTTCTTGATTGTTGGTCCGTCATCAGAACTACCCTCGAAATTAATAAAAATTACCCATCATGCCACCTATAAGTGATGGGAAAACGGTTCAACGTCCTCAGGCCCGTTCCGGATGTGTTTTGATCGCTAGAAAGCGTTCTAGAGCCAAACACCTCTGGCTCTGATCGTTAGGTTGGGCTGACAGCCCATTTAGTGGAGATGCAAGCCCGTTCAGGTGAGAATCTACCCCAGGTCAGTAGTTGCTAAAACGCTTGGTGGGCCAGCCTGTCAGTGCTCGCACACTTCTCTTTGTGCGCTCTTCCTCTCTGCTGTTTGCTCGAAGGAGAAAAATAAATTGAGCACGAACCGGCTGCTGCTCCCATAAAAAACCCCAGCTGCTCCTCACTTCAGGAAAAATCGTCCGCCTGGTTTTCTGACGACTAAAATCATTATGAAAAAACAATTAAGTATGGTCCTCTGTATATTTGGCTGCTAGATTCGTAGTATTAATTGCACGCTTGGCTGGTGAAGTAAACCGTCTATTTTCTCCATCAGCAATTGTGATTTTTGGCCCTACTTCTCAAAACAAAAATGCACTATCAAAGCTACAAAAATGTTTACCCCAATTGCTGTGCACTCCTTTTTTTGTGGGGATATTTAGTTTTAATGTTGTTAATGTTTTGTGATGCCAGATTTGAACCAGATATGCTTGCCTTTTCTGGGTGCTACTACGGTGGTGGAGAAAAGGAGAGGAGAGAACTTGGTGTGATACGGAAGAGATGGAAAACCTTGCATGTGTGTATGATATCATATTGTATTGTTAGGTTCTTAGTCATGAAGTCACATATAAATATTATGAGTGTAACTTTTGCTATTTTACATTTCAGGCTAGCAATCCAGAGAAAGAAAGAAGGCACGGTAGATGCCCACTAACTCCTGAAGAGGTGGGGTTGATGTTGAGGGCACTGGGCTACAGAAAGAATGTTCATATTTATGTTGCCTCTGGAGATATATATGGTGGGGCAAAGACATTAGCACCCCTGAAAGCGCTCTTCCCCAATCTTCATACCAAAGAAACAGTAACAAGCAAAGACGAGCTGGCTCCGTTCTCAAAGTACTCATCTCGCATGGCCGCACTTGATTTCATTGTCTGTGATGGAAGTGATGCTTTTGTTACTAACAACAATGGTAATATGGCCAAAATTTTGGCTGGGCGAAGGTATAACCTTATTCTGCTGATATCCCTCGGTTGTCATCATGGTTTTCCTTCTATAGGGATCTATTGTTAATTCTGAGCATGTATTGGTGGCCATGGCAGGAGATATCTTGGGCATAAGAGAATGATCCGACCAAATGCGAGAAGGCTCTACTCCTTATTCTTGAGCAGAGGAAACATGTCCTGGGATGCATTCTCCTCCAAAGTGCACATGGCCCAGA
This genomic window contains:
- the LOC123155536 gene encoding O-fucosyltransferase 6 isoform X1 translates to MVLPRRRGGHNHHPCPCPCPRRAVLPAAALLLLFLLAAVTLLYVSPPPLSDHPALAYSRRRSPHALLNSSGGGSLVEPGRREISRVPKGGWIATDGLWGSKLASKFYGCSNSSSKFLDSGVMTHPDQYLMIVTSGGLNQQRTGIIDAVVAARILNATLVVPKLDQTSFWKDASDFAEIFNADWFISFLSKDVRIVKELPKIGGKLWAPHRMRVPRKCTQRCYLNRVLPALIKKHVVRLTKFDYRLANRLDSDLQKLRCRVNYHALRFTDPIQEMGEKIVQRMRERSTYFIALHLRFEPDMLAFSGCYYGGGEKERRELGVIRKRWKTLHASNPEKERRHGRCPLTPEEVGLMLRALGYRKNVHIYVASGDIYGGAKTLAPLKALFPNLHTKETVTSKDELAPFSKYSSRMAALDFIVCDGSDAFVTNNNGNMAKILAGRRRYLGHKRMIRPNARRLYSLFLSRGNMSWDAFSSKVHMAQKGFMGEPKELRPGRGEFHENPSTCICENTDPKTPTKPNPRSEQGLSNGTEGIKAITEPTVANHTNEELGGSSAEEDDTSEEKEDDTSAEKEDGASEEKEEIVDPEVEDDALVRPDDPELEEVLSD
- the LOC123155536 gene encoding O-fucosyltransferase 16 isoform X2, with the translated sequence MVLPRRRGGHNHHPCPCPCPRRAVLPAAALLLLFLLAAVTLLYVSPPPLSDHPALAYSRRRSPHALKGGWIATDGLWGSKLASKFYGCSNSSSKFLDSGVMTHPDQYLMIVTSGGLNQQRTGIIDAVVAARILNATLVVPKLDQTSFWKDASDFAEIFNADWFISFLSKDVRIVKELPKIGGKLWAPHRMRVPRKCTQRCYLNRVLPALIKKHVVRLTKFDYRLANRLDSDLQKLRCRVNYHALRFTDPIQEMGEKIVQRMRERSTYFIALHLRFEPDMLAFSGCYYGGGEKERRELGVIRKRWKTLHASNPEKERRHGRCPLTPEEVGLMLRALGYRKNVHIYVASGDIYGGAKTLAPLKALFPNLHTKETVTSKDELAPFSKYSSRMAALDFIVCDGSDAFVTNNNGNMAKILAGRRRYLGHKRMIRPNARRLYSLFLSRGNMSWDAFSSKVHMAQKGFMGEPKELRPGRGEFHENPSTCICENTDPKTPTKPNPRSEQGLSNGTEGIKAITEPTVANHTNEELGGSSAEEDDTSEEKEDDTSAEKEDGASEEKEEIVDPEVEDDALVRPDDPELEEVLSD